The following proteins are co-located in the Naumovozyma dairenensis CBS 421 chromosome 9, complete genome genome:
- the CHP1 gene encoding ribosome-associated Tef1p biogenesis chaperone CHP1 (similar to Saccharomyces cerevisiae YPL225W; ancestral locus Anc_6.249), giving the protein MSLSTFDAENADNFEDIERQFAVVAVEQAETYWNLITKVPGSKLRLTKFDDEIYETFIEHFPEYKDAERVRKFEEDELKTKEAKEKWRKFCALFEKKIEDFNFGTLLRTDANEEYGQNTTCFVVRIQFYCFEIARNKHKLNDWAVGH; this is encoded by the coding sequence ATGTCATTAAGCACATTCGACGCTGAAAACGCTGACAACTTTGAAGATATCGAAAGACAATTTGCAGTTGTTGCAGTTGAACAAGCTGAAACTTATTGGAATTTAATTACTAAAGTTCCAGGTTCCAAACTTCGCTTAACtaaatttgatgatgaaatttatgAAACATTTATTGAACATTTCCCAGAATATAAAGATGCCGAAAGAGTGAggaaatttgaagaagatgaactGAAGACTAAAGAGGCAAAGGAAAAATGGAGAAAATTCTGTGctctttttgaaaagaagatCGAAGATTTCAACTTCGGTACGTTGTTAAGAACCGATGCCAATGAAGAATATGGCCAAAATACAACTTGTTTTGTTGTCagaattcaattttattgtTTCGAAATTGCAAGAAATAAACATAAATTGAATGACTGGGCCGTCGGTCACTAG
- the NDAI0I00940 gene encoding cation diffusion facilitator family transporter (similar to Saccharomyces cerevisiae MMT1 (YMR177W) and MMT2 (YPL224C); ancestral locus Anc_6.248) translates to MLKIGFTSSRSSVRVTLIRSNLTLAHKRLNHHLCSTSKSKTYQGIRNFKNSSNLKQPPTQVANIESAELRVPGITLNSTRPGICPIVPLLQKMYIPEHIHTHSHTDTFSNILSHSHSHSHSHGHTHTMNNPLLVASAEQIRKNAGVRVTWIGLAVNVGIAVGKVIGGLVFHSQALFADAIHAVSDIICDLLTLFSVRLAASKPTPDYPYGYGKIETIGSLTVSSILVMAGISIGWTSLCAIVGPIIPHTIIEMLSTVGLGSSHSESVLEEMTDINAAWVAAASIAAKEWVFRATRKVAIETNSNVLMANAWHHRVDSLTSLVALVTITSGYLFSIQSLDTLGGLLVSIFIIKAGAEGMYLSVKELIDQSIEDDDPRHAEIESVINEGLNRLSVQKSKNSSINLSPLKLTELSVLSSGPNLRAHATLQVPLQTPTNVTGIKQLETISNHIRAMLAKNIASVKKIDIDYVSEKDPHNIDANKPITLTEKNLHLHLHSHSRNSASSHSHTHL, encoded by the coding sequence ATGTTGAAAATTGGGTTCACGAGTTCTCGTTCTAGTGTGAGGGTTACTCTAATACGGTCCAATCTTACATTGGCTCACAAAAGGCTAAACCACCACTTATGCTCCActtcaaaatcaaagacATACCAAGGGATTCGTAACTTCAAGAATTCATCGAATTTAAAACAACCTCCAACCCAAGTTGCGAATATTGAATCAGCTGAGTTGCGTGTGCCTGGTATAACATTGAACTCAACAAGGCCGGGAATATGTCCTATTGTGCCCTTACTACAAAAAATGTATATTCCAGAACATATTCATACCCATTCTCATACAGATACATTTTCTAATATCTTATCACATAGTCATTCGCACTCTCACAGTCATGGGCATACACATACTATGAACAATCCTTTGTTAGTTGCCAGTGCAGAACAGATTCGAAAGAATGCGGGTGTTAGAGTCACATGGATTGGGCTTGCCGTTAACGTCGGTATTGCAGTAGGAAAAGTTATAGGAGGTCTTGTTTTCCATTCTCAAGCATTATTTGCAGACGCAATTCATGCTGTGAGTGATATCATTTGTGATTTGttaacattattttcagTTCGATTAGCTGCATCTAAGCCGACGCCTGATTATCCATATGGATATGGAAAAATTGAGACTATCGGTTCATTGACTGTGTCTAGTATCCTTGTCATGGCAGGGATTTCCATTGGATGGACCTCACTATGTGCCATTGTAGGTCCAATCATCCCTCATACTATAATAGAAATGTTAAGTACCGTGGGGTTGGGTTCATCCCATTCGGAATCTGTTTTAGAAGAAATGACAGATATCAACGCAGCTTGGGTTGCGGCAGCTTCTATTGCAGCTAAAGAATGGGTTTTTAGAGCAACAAGGAAAGTTGCTATAGAAACAAATTCGAATGTTTTAATGGCAAATGCTTGGCACCACAGAGTAGATTCACTAACCTCGTTGGTTGCGCTAGTTACCATCACATCTGGTTATCTATTCAGTATACAATCTTTAGATACCCTTGGTGGATTACTTGTCtccattttcatcatcaaagCTGGTGCAGAAGGTATGTACCTTTCTGTGAAGGAATTAATCGACCAAtctattgaagatgatgatccACGCCACGCAGAAATCGAAAGTGTGATTAATGAGGGATTGAATAGGCTATCAGTTCAAAAGAGCAAAAACTCTTCTATCAATCTTTCACCTTTGAAGCTTACCGAACTTTCTGTCCTTTCTTCAGGTCCAAATTTAAGAGCACATGCAACTTTACAAGTACCTTTACAAACACCTACCAATGTAACAGGTATCAAACAACTTGAAACAATCTCTAACCATATTCGTGCAATGTTGGCTAAAAATATTGCATCGGTGAAGAAAATAGATATTGACTACGTTTCGGAGAAAGATCCTCACAACATTGACGCAAATAAGCCAATAACCTtaactgaaaaaaatttgcaTCTACATTTACATTCACATTCACGAAATTCAGCATCATCTCATTCCCACACTCATCTTTAA